Proteins from a genomic interval of Cognatishimia sp. WU-CL00825:
- a CDS encoding LysR family transcriptional regulator: MAIDKNLWAFIQVVETGNLTSAANKIGLAQPSLTKRLKSLEYEFGGQLFQRLPHGMEPTELGHTLYAHAKRIQRQYLQAKEAVDACKTGQIETIRIGAGPFVRSYFIRPLYQKLREKFPDLKLDFRVDVHMRNLPFLMNGELDVVFGALADNPNEDELFTFPVTTVDLGALVHESHPLAQKKPQSIAQLLEYPWVIYSEDPLTTRMVDTFFIRHGLTSPEFKVVTTSFEFCLDLVADGDFITPAATQLAQTYGQRGIRLVDLNPTMDRFPIGGYVRRSSLELDVVSTLIELVQEFKS, encoded by the coding sequence TTGGCTATTGATAAAAACCTTTGGGCCTTTATTCAGGTTGTTGAAACAGGCAATTTGACCTCTGCAGCCAACAAGATTGGGCTTGCGCAACCGTCGCTGACTAAGCGATTGAAATCTTTGGAATATGAGTTTGGCGGACAGCTATTTCAAAGGCTCCCGCATGGCATGGAACCCACCGAGTTGGGACACACTTTATATGCCCATGCAAAGCGTATTCAACGGCAGTATTTACAGGCGAAAGAGGCCGTTGATGCCTGCAAAACCGGGCAAATAGAAACCATTCGCATCGGTGCGGGGCCATTTGTACGCAGCTATTTCATTCGCCCGCTCTATCAAAAACTGCGCGAAAAGTTCCCCGACCTAAAGCTCGACTTCCGGGTCGACGTCCACATGCGCAACCTTCCGTTCCTTATGAATGGTGAATTGGATGTTGTTTTTGGAGCCCTGGCTGACAACCCAAACGAAGACGAACTTTTCACCTTTCCAGTCACAACGGTTGACCTTGGGGCCTTGGTTCACGAAAGTCATCCGCTCGCTCAAAAGAAACCGCAATCCATCGCTCAGCTTTTGGAATACCCGTGGGTCATCTACTCAGAGGACCCGCTTACCACCCGCATGGTTGATACATTCTTTATACGCCATGGGCTGACTTCCCCCGAGTTTAAAGTTGTTACAACAAGCTTTGAGTTTTGCTTAGACCTAGTCGCAGACGGTGATTTCATCACACCAGCCGCAACCCAGCTGGCACAAACTTACGGCCAACGGGGCATTCGTTTGGTCGATCTTAATCCAACAATGGATAGGTTTCCTATTGGCGGTTACGTCCGGCGATCTTCTTTAGAGCTTGATGTCGTCAGCACCCTGATTGAACTCGTTCAAGAATTCAAAAGCTAA